The following proteins are co-located in the Salvelinus namaycush isolate Seneca chromosome 31, SaNama_1.0, whole genome shotgun sequence genome:
- the macir gene encoding macrophage immunometabolism regulator encodes MSVKMEMDVSGVSRTPISVLPAAAEVKAMLKPDTGDRPRCASTPCSPIKSTVSGFQILHMDSNYLVGFTTGEELLKLAHKWSPNPEKTLITTPTTTTSTASEALPSSVPKPMDLGTHRASRIYKAKNRYYQPYDIPVVNGRRRRRMPSSGDPYLRPLSQGEGGPGRALHHGPLPLCLLKGKRAQSKSLDYLNLDKMSVKQPPADTEVLQFQLQHLTLRSERMFTRNKT; translated from the coding sequence ATGTCGGTAAAGATGGAAATGGATGTCAGTGGCGTGTCCAGGACACCCATCTCTGTTCTACCTGCTGCTGCAGAGGTCAAAGCCATGCTGAAACCCGATACGGGGGACAGGCCCCGCTGTGCCAGCACCCCCTGCTCCCCTATCAAAAGTACTGTTTCAGGCTTCCAGATCCTCCACATGGACTCCAACTACCTAGTCGGCTTCACCACCGGCGAGGAGCTGCTAAAACTAGCCCACAAGTGGTCTCCCAACCCAGAGAAGACCCTTATCACCACACCGACCACCACAACGTCAACAGCATCAGAGGCCTTGCCCAGTTCTGTCCCCAAACCCATGGACCTGGGCACCCACCGGGCGTCGCGCATCTACAAAGCCAAAAACCGCTACTACCAGCCATACGACATCCCCGTGGTCAACGGGCGCCGGCGGAGGCGCATGCCCAGCTCAGGTGACCCCTACCTCAGGCCCCTGTCCCAGGGGGAGGGTGGCCCAGGGAGGGCCCTGCACCACGGCCCCCTGCCCCTCTGCCTTCTCAAGGGGAAGAGGGCCCAGTCCAAGTCCCTGGACTACCTCAACCTGGACAAAATGAGTGTCAAGCAGCCTCCGGCCGACACAGAGGTGCTGCAGTTCCAGCTCCAGCACCTGACGCTGCGGAGTGAGCGCATGTTCACCAGGAACAAGACATGA